From the Cohaesibacter sp. ES.047 genome, one window contains:
- a CDS encoding HNH endonuclease, giving the protein MSSSRSAIRADIRRRVLVEAGHRCAIPTCRHIDVDVHHIVFVEQGGKDAYENLIALCPNCHRMTHQGKIDRKALRIYKSNLRFLHDKYSQAEMDILFELSAAEAGAAMPWMLYLTILIKRSIESGFLEIVQRQGMSISTGGVDTTPIFVQITQAGRQFVADLGDHEL; this is encoded by the coding sequence TTGAGCAGTTCTAGGTCCGCAATACGCGCTGATATACGTCGGCGCGTCCTTGTGGAAGCAGGGCATAGGTGTGCCATCCCTACCTGTCGCCACATCGATGTCGATGTTCACCATATCGTTTTTGTGGAGCAAGGAGGAAAAGACGCTTATGAAAACCTCATTGCTCTCTGCCCCAATTGTCACCGGATGACGCATCAAGGAAAAATCGATAGAAAAGCCCTGCGCATATACAAATCCAACTTGCGATTCCTGCATGACAAATACTCTCAGGCTGAAATGGATATCTTATTTGAATTAAGTGCTGCTGAAGCAGGAGCAGCTATGCCATGGATGCTGTACCTAACCATTCTTATTAAAAGATCCATTGAATCTGGCTTTTTAGAGATCGTGCAGCGACAAGGGATGAGCATTAGCACGGGTGGCGTAGATACTACGCCGATCTTTGTGCAAATTACTCAGGCGGGGCGTCAGTTTGTAGCCGATCTAGGAGATCACGAGCTATAG